In Haloterrigena turkmenica DSM 5511, a single genomic region encodes these proteins:
- a CDS encoding ABC transporter permease subunit, with the protein MSDEADPDSDRRSRRRRLRGALARTARIARWEVSRSAGTVDRKTVLVLAALALVVGVVGFSAAGEGLGLEDEIYVVAVDEDSRYHDVAVESEAFRPMPLDELVIENGDDANADVVLTRNGELAHYGPHGEAAHDAFIDAIDSYNEQRLRQEANQTAAYPVHVELDYQKRDFDGSAEPDESDGASSDGSDDGTDAGSGTGTETTDGSGGEDSSDGGSGDDTTSGGATGGDADGSGQSDGTDDSGDGRLQVPNVGASGAVDGTSGPPGSISPPFPFQSLLLAFLFVVPMNFVIQAYGSTIMDERVKRRGELLLVSPASRREIVAGKTLPYLLGLIAVAVGITVAVQGGLLSIAAAIPIALLFLAATFAGAMLARSYKELTFVTVTISVFLTTYTFIPAVFADVNPIALISPLTLIVTNLQGESVSLGEYVFSTAPFYCSAAVCFLLGIGVYREEDMFAQKALPAKVLDAIASRLHSYRSVAVLTMLFIPFVFAGQLLAVAVLFAVPEQLAVPIVIVLAAAIEEVAKSVHVYAGFVRSRFDASLRVAAVLGVCSGAGFFLGEKVTHVVQFVGLPELTVGAAAFGPDPSGGPLVLVAVFLAPLVLHVVTAVISAIGASRGPNAYSVGFLIATLVHAGYNLGVIALVA; encoded by the coding sequence GTGAGCGACGAGGCGGACCCCGATTCGGACCGTCGGTCGCGGCGTCGTCGACTCCGCGGTGCGCTGGCGCGGACGGCTCGGATCGCCCGCTGGGAGGTCTCTCGGAGCGCCGGCACCGTCGATCGGAAGACGGTGCTCGTGCTGGCGGCGCTGGCGCTCGTCGTCGGCGTCGTCGGCTTTTCGGCCGCCGGCGAGGGGCTCGGCCTCGAGGACGAGATCTACGTCGTCGCGGTCGACGAGGACAGCCGGTACCACGACGTCGCCGTCGAGAGCGAGGCGTTCAGACCGATGCCCCTCGACGAGCTCGTGATCGAGAACGGGGACGACGCCAACGCCGACGTGGTACTGACGCGAAACGGCGAACTCGCCCACTACGGCCCCCACGGGGAGGCCGCCCACGACGCGTTCATCGATGCGATCGACTCGTACAACGAGCAGCGGTTGCGCCAAGAGGCCAATCAGACGGCGGCCTATCCGGTCCACGTCGAACTCGACTACCAGAAGCGCGATTTCGACGGATCGGCGGAGCCGGACGAAAGCGACGGGGCGTCGAGCGACGGCTCGGACGACGGGACGGACGCCGGCTCCGGAACCGGGACCGAGACGACCGACGGGTCCGGCGGCGAGGACTCGAGCGACGGCGGCTCCGGCGACGATACCACCAGTGGAGGCGCTACCGGTGGGGACGCCGACGGTAGCGGTCAGAGCGACGGGACCGACGATAGCGGTGACGGTCGACTGCAGGTGCCGAACGTCGGCGCCAGCGGCGCAGTCGACGGGACGTCCGGACCGCCGGGATCGATCTCGCCGCCGTTTCCCTTCCAGTCGCTCCTGTTGGCGTTCCTCTTCGTCGTCCCGATGAACTTCGTCATTCAGGCCTACGGGAGCACGATCATGGACGAGCGGGTCAAGCGCCGCGGCGAACTGCTGCTCGTCTCGCCGGCCTCGAGACGCGAAATCGTTGCCGGGAAGACGCTGCCCTACCTGCTGGGGCTGATCGCCGTCGCGGTCGGGATCACCGTCGCGGTTCAGGGTGGCCTCCTCTCGATCGCCGCGGCGATTCCCATCGCGCTGCTGTTCCTCGCGGCGACGTTCGCCGGCGCGATGCTCGCCCGCTCGTACAAGGAACTGACGTTCGTGACGGTCACGATCAGCGTCTTCCTCACGACATACACGTTCATCCCGGCGGTGTTCGCCGACGTGAACCCGATCGCGCTGATCTCGCCGCTGACGCTGATCGTGACGAATCTGCAGGGCGAGTCGGTCTCCCTCGGGGAGTACGTCTTCTCGACCGCGCCGTTCTACTGCAGTGCCGCGGTCTGTTTCCTGCTCGGAATCGGCGTCTACCGCGAGGAGGACATGTTCGCCCAGAAGGCGCTCCCGGCGAAGGTGCTCGACGCGATCGCGAGCCGCCTCCATAGCTATCGGAGCGTCGCCGTCCTGACGATGCTGTTCATCCCCTTCGTTTTCGCCGGCCAGTTGCTCGCCGTCGCTGTGCTGTTCGCCGTCCCCGAGCAACTCGCCGTGCCGATCGTCATCGTCCTCGCGGCGGCCATCGAGGAGGTCGCCAAGAGCGTCCACGTCTACGCCGGCTTCGTCCGCTCGCGGTTCGACGCCTCGCTTCGCGTCGCCGCCGTCCTCGGCGTCTGCTCCGGCGCCGGCTTCTTCCTCGGCGAGAAGGTCACCCACGTCGTCCAGTTCGTCGGCCTCCCCGAGCTGACCGTCGGCGCCGCCGCGTTCGGTCCCGACCCCTCTGGGGGACCGCTCGTGCTCGTCGCGGTCTTCCTCGCGCCGCTGGTCTTGCACGTCGTGACGGCCGTGATATCGGCGATCGGCGCGAGTCGCGGGCCGAACGCGTACTCCGTCGGATTCCTGATCGCGACGCTCGTTCACGCGGGCTACAACCTGGGGGTGATCGCCCTTGTCGCGTGA
- a CDS encoding ABC transporter permease, producing MSRDRDRSDGPARSSDESTPIRRGPNPPTPTDDGDSRFGLPFGPRWAVARRELGSLRSEKTIVLALAIQLVIAAFSSFLVVGLVSLYDPGSVDGYGNRVAITGVNEADVERLSGLASEQEGLEPTVAQSRADAFAAFDEGQVAAVLEVSRTADGRLVVDATVPDGGLETTLLISQLQELLETLEHEERLANADALEAPPLDVPDEVGASPYLEFTYTILVPLLLFLPVFISGSIVVDSLIEERSRGTLELLRVSPLSLVDVADAKLLTIAALAPLQAVAWLALLAFNGTVIAAPAVLIVLVAALALTVTAAAAGVALVAPDRRQAQLAYSGGIVGALVLSTLLPEHPANTVAKFAIGSATATTWLSLATYCLVAVGGYLAVRAGIERLNSDSL from the coding sequence TTGTCGCGTGATCGCGATCGAAGCGACGGCCCCGCTCGCTCGAGCGACGAGTCGACGCCGATCCGACGCGGGCCGAATCCGCCGACGCCGACCGACGACGGCGACTCCCGCTTCGGTCTGCCGTTCGGTCCGCGCTGGGCCGTCGCCCGCCGCGAACTCGGCTCGCTGCGCTCCGAGAAGACCATCGTACTCGCGCTGGCGATCCAGCTGGTCATCGCGGCCTTCTCCTCGTTCCTGGTCGTCGGGCTCGTCTCGCTGTACGATCCGGGCTCCGTCGACGGCTACGGCAACCGGGTCGCCATCACCGGTGTGAACGAGGCGGATGTCGAGCGACTCAGCGGTCTCGCCAGCGAACAGGAGGGGCTCGAGCCGACGGTCGCCCAGTCCAGGGCCGACGCGTTCGCGGCCTTCGACGAGGGACAGGTCGCGGCCGTCCTCGAGGTGAGCAGAACCGCGGACGGGCGGCTGGTCGTCGACGCGACCGTCCCCGACGGGGGACTGGAGACAACGCTGCTGATCAGCCAGCTCCAGGAGCTGCTCGAGACCCTCGAGCACGAGGAGCGACTCGCCAACGCCGACGCGCTCGAGGCGCCGCCGCTCGACGTTCCCGACGAGGTCGGAGCGAGCCCGTACCTCGAGTTCACCTACACGATCCTCGTTCCGCTGTTGCTGTTCCTGCCGGTGTTCATCAGTGGCTCGATCGTCGTCGACTCGCTGATCGAGGAGCGCTCCCGCGGGACCCTCGAGTTGCTCCGAGTCAGTCCGCTCTCGCTCGTGGACGTGGCCGACGCGAAGCTCCTGACGATCGCCGCGCTGGCGCCGCTACAGGCGGTCGCCTGGCTCGCCCTGCTCGCGTTCAACGGGACCGTGATCGCCGCGCCGGCGGTGCTGATCGTCCTGGTCGCGGCGCTAGCGCTCACCGTCACCGCGGCGGCGGCCGGCGTCGCGCTCGTCGCCCCCGACAGGCGTCAGGCCCAACTCGCCTACTCCGGCGGGATCGTCGGCGCGCTGGTCCTGTCCACGTTGCTCCCCGAGCACCCGGCCAACACCGTCGCCAAGTTCGCCATCGGTAGCGCCACGGCGACGACGTGGCTGTCGCTCGCGACCTACTGTCTCGTCGCGGTCGGCGGCTACCTCGCGGTCAGGGCCGGTATCGAGCGGCTCAACAGCGACTCCCTGTAG
- a CDS encoding aldo/keto reductase produces MEYTTLGSTGMEVSRLCLGCMSFGSSDWREWVLEDEESKAIIERAIDLGINFFDTANMYSRGESERILGEALEGHREESVVATKGYFQMREDDPNSGGLSRKAIEQELAASRERLGMDSIDLYQIHRWDDDTPIETTMRALDDAVRRGHVRYLGASSMWAHQFAESLHTSDRLGLERFVTMQNHYNLVYREEEREMLPLCEKEDIGVVPWSPLARGYLTRPHEEIDATTRGETEEHLYDHPYREGGGREINERVAEIAADKGATMAQIALAWLLHKDWVDAPIVGTTSVEHLEQAVEALEISLSASDMAYLEEPYEPVSVSGHS; encoded by the coding sequence ATGGAGTACACCACGCTCGGTTCGACCGGCATGGAAGTCAGTCGCCTCTGTCTGGGTTGTATGAGCTTCGGCTCGAGCGACTGGCGCGAGTGGGTCCTCGAAGACGAGGAGAGTAAAGCGATCATCGAGCGGGCGATCGATCTCGGGATCAACTTCTTCGATACCGCGAACATGTACTCGCGGGGCGAGTCCGAGCGGATTCTGGGCGAGGCCCTCGAGGGCCACCGCGAGGAGTCGGTCGTCGCGACGAAGGGCTACTTCCAGATGCGCGAGGACGATCCGAACTCGGGCGGACTCTCCCGGAAGGCGATCGAGCAGGAACTCGCGGCCAGTCGCGAGCGTCTCGGGATGGACAGTATCGACCTCTACCAGATCCACCGCTGGGACGACGACACGCCGATCGAGACGACCATGCGGGCGCTCGACGACGCCGTTCGCCGGGGTCACGTCCGCTATCTCGGCGCCTCCTCGATGTGGGCACACCAGTTCGCCGAGTCGCTGCACACGAGCGACCGGCTGGGGCTCGAGCGGTTCGTCACGATGCAGAACCACTACAACCTCGTCTACCGCGAGGAGGAGCGAGAGATGTTGCCCCTCTGCGAGAAGGAGGACATCGGCGTCGTCCCGTGGTCGCCGCTGGCGCGGGGCTACCTCACGCGCCCGCACGAGGAGATCGACGCGACGACCCGCGGCGAGACGGAAGAGCACCTGTACGACCACCCCTACCGCGAGGGCGGCGGCCGGGAGATCAACGAGCGCGTCGCCGAGATCGCCGCCGACAAGGGCGCGACGATGGCCCAGATCGCGCTGGCGTGGCTGCTCCACAAGGACTGGGTCGATGCCCCGATCGTCGGGACGACCAGCGTCGAACACCTAGAGCAGGCCGTCGAGGCGCTCGAGATATCGCTGTCGGCGTCGGACATGGCCTACCTCGAGGAGCCCTACGAGCCGGTGTCGGTGTCGGGCCACAGCTGA
- a CDS encoding helix-turn-helix transcriptional regulator codes for MSTDVGTASGTETRELLHFVTQETRFALVANILQHPEGLPSMYELEELNPSVSEATVYKHVQKLIDVGIVEEVALPDDERRQGYPWKFYGLTDEGRAFLERHNLLQAEATLKRIYGTISDKSEKMEKYENAPRPERD; via the coding sequence ATGAGCACCGACGTGGGTACGGCCAGCGGGACGGAGACGCGGGAACTCCTCCACTTCGTCACCCAGGAGACCCGGTTCGCGCTCGTCGCCAACATCCTGCAACACCCCGAGGGGCTGCCCTCGATGTACGAACTCGAGGAGCTAAACCCGAGCGTCAGCGAGGCCACCGTCTACAAACACGTCCAGAAGCTGATCGACGTCGGCATCGTCGAGGAGGTCGCGCTGCCCGACGACGAGCGCCGCCAGGGCTACCCCTGGAAGTTCTACGGCCTAACCGACGAGGGCCGGGCGTTCCTCGAGCGACACAACCTGCTGCAGGCCGAGGCAACGCTTAAACGTATCTACGGGACGATTTCCGATAAATCCGAAAAGATGGAGAAGTACGAGAACGCGCCCCGGCCCGAGCGCGACTGA
- a CDS encoding urease accessory protein UreF, producing MTTDRDADANPNADSDRTPDSSADASAFLSALRLSDSFLPVGGYTASYGLEQYINEDRIADGDDLRELIAAYLRRVVGPCETVALANAHAASAAGDLEALLAVDGRLHAVTMPREFRESSTKAGAKLCELLAETDGDDVDAEGSDGTDVDGPGLETAFADAVAAGETPGHYPIAFGVVAQARGLSRREACLAHAHSFVTGLLGAAQRLGRFGHTEIQSVLADLESVITAVCERHVDDAPEAMVSFAPLAEIMGMRHERAGRRLFMS from the coding sequence ATGACCACTGACCGGGACGCGGATGCGAATCCGAACGCGGACTCGGACCGAACACCGGACTCGAGTGCAGACGCGAGCGCGTTCCTCTCGGCTCTTCGGCTCTCGGACTCGTTCCTGCCGGTCGGCGGATACACGGCCTCCTACGGCCTCGAGCAGTACATCAACGAGGATCGGATCGCGGACGGCGACGACCTCCGAGAGCTGATCGCGGCCTACCTCCGGCGCGTGGTCGGCCCCTGCGAGACCGTGGCGCTGGCCAACGCCCACGCGGCGAGCGCGGCGGGAGATCTCGAGGCGCTGCTGGCGGTCGACGGGCGCCTCCACGCGGTGACGATGCCCCGCGAGTTCCGCGAGAGTTCGACGAAAGCCGGGGCGAAGCTCTGCGAGCTGCTGGCCGAGACCGACGGCGACGATGTCGACGCCGAGGGTTCCGACGGGACAGATGTCGACGGACCCGGCCTCGAGACGGCCTTCGCCGACGCCGTCGCGGCCGGCGAGACGCCGGGCCACTACCCGATCGCCTTCGGCGTCGTCGCGCAGGCGCGGGGCCTCTCGCGGCGCGAGGCCTGCCTGGCCCACGCCCACTCGTTCGTGACGGGGTTGCTGGGCGCGGCCCAGCGGCTCGGCCGGTTCGGCCACACGGAGATCCAGTCGGTGCTCGCGGACCTCGAGTCGGTGATCACCGCGGTCTGCGAGCGCCACGTCGACGACGCGCCGGAAGCGATGGTTTCGTTCGCACCGCTGGCCGAAATCATGGGGATGCGCCACGAGCGCGCGGGCCGGCGGCTGTTCATGAGCTGA
- the ureE gene encoding urease accessory protein UreE, whose protein sequence is MERIDGVVGNVHADDELAALRAEHDERGTLERVVIDADNRRRSRFRATTDAGTDVGVVVDTAAVSAGDVLLVEDDRMIVVAFEPRDALAVSLPDATDEALEAAVELGHRIGNQHWDLAVEDGVVYVPLEADRHIVERVVADVVPGSEIRETTVEADLFVTDIDDAGAHDVDHEHSHGGEHEHGHDHAHEHGGDREHSHAHDGRGHERAEHSHGHDHSREHDHDH, encoded by the coding sequence ATGGAGCGCATCGACGGCGTCGTCGGCAACGTCCACGCCGACGACGAACTGGCCGCGTTACGGGCGGAACACGACGAGCGCGGGACCCTCGAGCGCGTCGTCATCGACGCGGACAACCGCCGGCGTTCGCGATTTCGAGCGACGACCGATGCCGGAACGGACGTCGGCGTTGTCGTGGACACGGCCGCGGTCTCGGCCGGTGACGTACTACTGGTCGAGGACGACCGCATGATCGTCGTCGCCTTCGAACCGCGGGACGCGCTGGCCGTCTCGCTGCCCGACGCGACCGACGAGGCGCTCGAGGCCGCGGTCGAACTCGGCCACCGCATCGGCAACCAGCACTGGGATCTGGCGGTCGAAGACGGGGTGGTCTACGTCCCGCTCGAGGCCGACCGCCACATCGTCGAGCGCGTCGTCGCCGACGTCGTCCCGGGCTCGGAGATCCGGGAGACGACCGTCGAGGCGGACCTGTTCGTGACGGATATCGACGATGCCGGCGCTCACGACGTCGACCACGAGCACAGTCACGGCGGTGAGCACGAACACGGGCACGATCACGCTCACGAGCACGGCGGCGATCGCGAACACTCCCACGCACACGACGGACGCGGCCACGAGCGCGCCGAGCACAGTCACGGCCACGACCACTCCCGCGAACACGACCATGACCACTGA
- a CDS encoding urease accessory protein UreD, translated as MSAGRSPTPDEGTPLPPAFEGYTGESLAQAPAGGPGKNGLLEATFARRGDGPTRLIRDRVKVPYHLTGTLETDPAPGLTTLVAQEPTGGVAQGDRHRLRVETREGARAHVTTQSATKVHSMDANYAHLDASFRAQSGSYLEYLPGPTIVNEDARCLQTIDVDLADDACVVVADVLVPDGLTDHEPFGFDHYHARVEAEHDGRLVCADAVDLRPSEREPRDPASVGEYGVVGSLYVFAPASSEESDLLESLIEGIHERLSDRDDVEAGVSTLPHEVGAIVRILGDREADVTETLRAAWDETRRRLLGVGAPADRRY; from the coding sequence GTGAGCGCGGGGCGCTCTCCGACGCCGGACGAGGGGACGCCCCTGCCGCCGGCCTTCGAGGGCTACACCGGCGAATCCCTCGCGCAGGCGCCCGCCGGCGGTCCGGGGAAGAACGGGCTGCTCGAGGCGACGTTCGCTCGGCGGGGCGACGGCCCGACCCGGCTGATCCGCGACCGCGTGAAGGTCCCCTACCACCTGACGGGCACCCTCGAGACCGATCCGGCGCCGGGACTGACGACCCTCGTCGCGCAGGAGCCCACCGGCGGCGTGGCGCAGGGCGACCGACACCGGTTGCGGGTCGAGACCCGCGAGGGGGCTCGCGCGCACGTGACGACACAGAGCGCGACGAAGGTCCACAGCATGGACGCCAACTACGCCCACCTCGACGCCTCGTTCCGGGCGCAGTCGGGGAGTTACCTCGAGTACCTCCCCGGCCCGACGATCGTCAACGAGGACGCGCGGTGTCTCCAGACGATCGACGTCGACCTCGCCGACGACGCCTGCGTCGTCGTCGCGGACGTGCTCGTCCCGGACGGGTTGACCGACCACGAGCCGTTCGGGTTCGACCACTACCACGCGCGCGTCGAGGCCGAGCACGACGGCCGACTGGTCTGTGCCGACGCCGTCGACCTCCGGCCGAGTGAGCGCGAGCCCCGTGATCCGGCCAGCGTCGGCGAGTACGGCGTCGTCGGCTCGTTGTATGTCTTCGCGCCCGCCTCGAGCGAGGAGTCGGATCTCCTCGAGTCCCTGATCGAGGGTATCCACGAGCGTCTCTCGGACCGCGACGACGTCGAAGCGGGCGTCTCCACGCTTCCCCACGAGGTCGGCGCGATCGTCCGTATCCTCGGCGACCGCGAGGCCGACGTGACCGAGACGCTGCGGGCCGCGTGGGACGAGACCAGACGGCGGCTACTGGGGGTCGGCGCGCCCGCCGACCGGCGATACTGA
- the ureG gene encoding urease accessory protein UreG → MGYRDVAKVGLGGPVGSGKTALVKRLVPELVERDYEVGVIANDIMTQEDADVFRETFADLLPADLVEGVETGACPHTGIREDPSMNLAAVDEFTERHPELDIVLIESGGDNLAATFNPELADYFLFVISVAEGEDIPRKRGPGVTQADLLVVNKTDLAPHVDADLDVIEADASEVRGDDPFVFTDCKDAEGIDAVLEHVEQEVLFA, encoded by the coding sequence ATGGGGTACCGAGACGTCGCGAAGGTCGGCCTCGGCGGTCCCGTCGGCTCCGGGAAGACGGCGCTGGTCAAGCGACTCGTGCCGGAACTCGTCGAGCGCGACTACGAGGTCGGCGTCATCGCCAACGACATCATGACCCAGGAGGACGCCGACGTCTTCCGGGAGACGTTCGCCGACCTGCTGCCCGCGGACCTCGTCGAAGGGGTCGAAACCGGCGCCTGTCCGCACACCGGCATCCGCGAGGACCCCTCGATGAACCTCGCGGCCGTCGACGAGTTCACCGAGCGCCACCCCGAACTGGACATCGTCCTGATCGAGAGCGGCGGCGACAACCTCGCCGCGACGTTCAACCCCGAACTCGCGGACTACTTCCTGTTCGTCATCTCGGTCGCGGAAGGCGAGGACATCCCGCGCAAGCGCGGGCCCGGCGTCACGCAGGCCGATCTGCTGGTCGTCAACAAAACCGACCTCGCGCCCCACGTCGACGCTGATCTGGACGTGATCGAGGCCGACGCCAGCGAAGTGCGCGGCGACGACCCCTTCGTCTTCACCGACTGCAAGGACGCCGAGGGGATCGACGCCGTGCTCGAGCACGTCGAGCAGGAGGTGCTGTTCGCGTGA
- a CDS encoding urease subunit gamma — translation MGMNLSPKEMERLTVFMAAELARRRKDRGVKLNHPETVAYISDWACEAAREGKSVSRIRSEATQLLTREDVMDGIPEMVDMIQIEPVFPDGTKLVTIHDPIRADGPEQLKTVDPGPGEDLEGEVE, via the coding sequence ATGGGAATGAACCTCTCGCCGAAGGAGATGGAGCGGCTCACGGTGTTCATGGCCGCAGAACTCGCCCGGCGACGCAAGGACCGCGGCGTGAAGCTCAACCACCCCGAGACGGTCGCCTACATCTCCGACTGGGCCTGCGAGGCCGCTCGCGAGGGCAAGTCCGTCTCGCGGATCCGCTCGGAGGCGACCCAGCTGCTCACCCGCGAGGACGTGATGGACGGCATCCCCGAGATGGTCGACATGATCCAGATCGAACCCGTCTTTCCCGACGGCACCAAGCTCGTGACGATCCACGACCCGATCCGGGCCGACGGCCCCGAGCAACTCAAGACGGTCGATCCGGGCCCCGGCGAGGACCTCGAGGGGGAGGTCGAATAA
- the ureC gene encoding urease subunit alpha has translation MSRNLSREEYTELFGATEGDRLRLGDTNLFAEIETDYGVPGEEAVFGGGKTMRDGMGMQSGTTQAEGTLDWAFTNVVIIDPVLGICKGDIGVRDGKIVGVGKAGNPDTMDGVDMVIGPSTDTIPADGLIATPGALDIHVHFNSPQLVDHALGSGVTTMLGGGFGGGATTCTPGPRNIQRFLQAAEEWPVNVGFYAKGNSSRPEALVEQIEAGACGMKLHEDWGSTPAAIDTCLEVADEEDVQVCIHTDTLNESGFVEHTFDAIDGRAIHTFHIEGAGGGHAPDVLELIGHEHMLPSSTNPSMPYTENTFDEHLDMVMVCHHLDPDIPEDVAFAESRIRAETIGAEDVLHDTGAISMMTTDSQAMGRMAELISRTWQTAHKMKAQRGPLSADEGTDADNARIERYVAKYTINPAITAGIDDYVGSLEPGKLADIALWDPAFFGVKPKAVIKGGFPVWSQMGEANGSLMTCEPVIGRERAGAQGRAKHGLSVTFVSEAAYENEVGDAYDLKTPVRPVTGTREVCKSDMVHNDHCPDDIEIDAQTFEVEVDGEHVTCDPADEIPLAQRYLL, from the coding sequence ATGAGCCGCAACCTTTCCCGCGAGGAGTACACGGAACTGTTCGGCGCGACCGAGGGCGATCGCCTCCGACTCGGCGATACGAACCTCTTCGCGGAGATCGAGACCGACTACGGCGTTCCCGGCGAGGAGGCCGTCTTCGGCGGCGGGAAGACGATGCGCGACGGGATGGGGATGCAGTCGGGAACGACCCAGGCCGAAGGGACCCTCGACTGGGCCTTTACGAACGTCGTGATAATCGATCCCGTGCTGGGGATTTGCAAGGGCGATATCGGCGTCCGCGACGGGAAGATCGTCGGCGTCGGGAAGGCCGGCAATCCAGACACCATGGACGGCGTCGACATGGTAATCGGTCCGAGCACCGATACCATCCCCGCTGACGGGTTGATCGCGACGCCCGGCGCGCTGGACATCCACGTTCACTTCAACAGCCCGCAACTGGTCGATCACGCGCTCGGATCGGGCGTCACGACGATGCTCGGCGGCGGCTTCGGCGGCGGTGCAACGACCTGTACGCCCGGGCCGCGGAACATCCAGCGGTTCCTGCAGGCCGCCGAAGAGTGGCCCGTCAACGTCGGCTTCTACGCGAAGGGCAACAGCAGCCGGCCCGAGGCGCTCGTCGAGCAGATCGAGGCCGGCGCCTGCGGCATGAAGCTCCACGAGGACTGGGGGTCGACGCCCGCCGCGATCGACACCTGCCTCGAGGTCGCCGACGAGGAGGACGTTCAGGTCTGCATCCACACGGACACGCTGAACGAGTCGGGCTTCGTCGAGCACACCTTCGACGCCATCGACGGGCGCGCGATCCACACCTTCCACATCGAGGGCGCCGGCGGCGGCCACGCGCCGGACGTCCTCGAGTTGATCGGCCACGAGCACATGCTGCCGTCGTCGACGAACCCGTCGATGCCCTACACCGAGAACACGTTTGACGAGCACCTCGACATGGTGATGGTCTGTCACCACCTCGATCCGGACATCCCCGAGGACGTCGCCTTCGCCGAGTCGCGCATCCGCGCGGAGACGATCGGCGCCGAGGACGTGCTCCACGACACGGGGGCCATCTCGATGATGACCACCGACTCCCAGGCGATGGGCCGGATGGCCGAACTAATCAGTCGGACGTGGCAGACCGCCCACAAGATGAAGGCCCAGCGCGGCCCGCTCTCCGCCGACGAGGGGACCGACGCCGACAACGCCCGCATCGAACGCTACGTCGCCAAGTACACGATCAACCCCGCCATTACGGCGGGGATCGACGACTACGTCGGCTCGCTCGAGCCCGGCAAACTCGCCGACATCGCCCTGTGGGATCCGGCCTTCTTCGGCGTCAAGCCGAAGGCCGTGATCAAGGGCGGCTTCCCGGTCTGGTCCCAGATGGGCGAGGCCAACGGCTCGCTGATGACCTGTGAACCGGTGATCGGCCGTGAGCGCGCCGGCGCGCAGGGCCGGGCGAAACACGGCCTCTCGGTGACGTTCGTCAGCGAGGCCGCCTACGAGAACGAGGTCGGCGACGCCTACGACCTGAAAACGCCCGTTCGACCCGTCACAGGCACGCGCGAGGTCTGTAAGTCCGACATGGTCCACAACGACCACTGTCCGGACGATATCGAGATCGACGCCCAGACGTTCGAGGTCGAAGTGGACGGCGAACACGTCACCTGCGATCCGGCCGACGAGATTCCGCTCGCACAGCGCTACCTACTCTAA
- a CDS encoding urease subunit beta, whose amino-acid sequence MSGFVPGELRPAEEPVRINEGRETGTVTVENTGDRPVQVGSHFHFFEVNPGLTFDRETAYGMRLDIPAGTAIRFEPGCEREVDLVAIGGDRIVHGMGGLVGGDLDDEAIEARAIKRARERGYITESTTEEAPVTDDATEGDE is encoded by the coding sequence ATGAGCGGGTTCGTTCCGGGCGAGTTGCGCCCGGCCGAGGAACCGGTTCGGATCAACGAGGGCCGCGAGACGGGAACGGTGACCGTCGAGAACACCGGCGATCGGCCCGTACAGGTCGGCTCGCATTTTCATTTCTTCGAGGTGAACCCCGGTCTGACGTTCGATCGTGAAACCGCCTACGGCATGCGACTCGACATTCCGGCGGGAACTGCGATCCGCTTTGAACCCGGCTGCGAGCGCGAGGTCGACCTCGTCGCCATCGGCGGCGACCGGATCGTACACGGCATGGGCGGACTGGTCGGCGGCGACCTCGACGACGAGGCGATCGAAGCGCGGGCGATAAAGCGTGCTCGAGAACGGGGCTACATCACGGAGTCGACGACAGAGGAAGCTCCGGTGACCGACGATGCGACGGAGGGCGACGAATGA